Genomic segment of Rhodococcus rhodochrous:
GGATCCCCCGGTCGTAGGCGGCTGCGACCGCCGCTGCCCTGTCCTTCACCTCGAGCTTCGCGAAGACGTGGGTCAGGTGGGTCTTCACGGTCGCCTCGCTGACGAACAGTTCCTGGGCGATGGCCCGGTTCGAGGTGCCCTTCGCGACGAGCGCCAGCACCTCACGCTCCCGGGCGCTGAGCGCCTGCGGGGCGGTGGGTGTCCGCATGTGGTTCATCAACCGCGACGCGACCACCGGCGACAAGACGGTCCGTCCCTCCGCCGCAGCCCGCACCCCGGCGAACAGGTCGTCCCGCAGAGCGTCCTTGAGCAGGTAGCCGGTCGCGCCGGCCTCGATCGCAGGCACGGTGTCGGCGTCCGTGTCGTAGGTCGTCAGCACCAGGACGCGACTACGCGCACCTCGCGCGACGAGTTCGGTGATCGCCTGCACTCCCCCGCCTCCCGGCATCCGCAGGTCCATGAGCACCACGTCGGGATCGAGTTCGAGCGTGAGGGTCACGGCCTCCGGACCGGAGGCGGCCTCCCCGACCACGTCGAATTCCGGGGATGCGGCGAACATTCCGCGCAGGCCGTCCCGCACGACGGGGTGGTCGTCGACGATCAGCACGGTGATCTCGTCCGCGTCGGTCACGACATCCTCCCCGTCGGTCACGACGTCCTCCCGGCCCTGATCAGCGGCACCCGCACCGAGACCGCGGTCCCCACACCCGGTTCGGACTCGACGTCCACGACGCCGGCGATCCGGTCGGCACGGGACTGCATGCCCCGCAACCCGAATCCGTCGCCCGGTGTCGCGCACGGATCGAAACCGCATCCGTCGTCCCGGATGTCCACACTCACTTC
This window contains:
- a CDS encoding response regulator transcription factor — encoded protein: MFAASPEFDVVGEAASGPEAVTLTLELDPDVVLMDLRMPGGGGVQAITELVARGARSRVLVLTTYDTDADTVPAIEAGATGYLLKDALRDDLFAGVRAAAEGRTVLSPVVASRLMNHMRTPTAPQALSAREREVLALVAKGTSNRAIAQELFVSEATVKTHLTHVFAKLEVKDRAAAVAAAYDRGILG